One genomic window of Anser cygnoides isolate HZ-2024a breed goose chromosome 11, Taihu_goose_T2T_genome, whole genome shotgun sequence includes the following:
- the NMB gene encoding neuromedin-B: MAALRCLLLLLCGAALGPAVHLDFAEHRSQAAKIKVNPRGNLWATGHFMGKKSVTGTPRLESPEEPAAPMVFGPSLRALLEDMMELLTRELLKILLQERLLDENQGKYDLTDQETGLLTKVLEKYFSN, translated from the exons ATGGCGGCGCTgcgctgcctcctgctgctgctgtgcggCGCCGCGCTGGGGCCCGCCGTGCACCTCGACTTCGCCGAGCACCGCAGCCAGGCGGCCAAGATCAAGGTCAACCCCCGCGGCAACCTCTGGGCCACAG GCCACTTCATGGGGAAGAAGAGCGTCACGGGCACTCCGCGCCTGGAGTCACCAGAAGAGCCTGCAGCGCCCATGGTTTTTGGTCCCTCGCTCAGAGCCTTGCTGGAGGACATGATGGAACTGCTTACCCGTGAGCTCCTGAAAATCCTCTTGCAAGAAAGACTTTTGGATGAGAACCAAGGAAAATATGACCTCACTGATCAG GAGACTGGGCTTTTGACAAAGGTGCTGGAGAAgtatttttcaaactga